From the Lactuca sativa cultivar Salinas chromosome 9, Lsat_Salinas_v11, whole genome shotgun sequence genome, the window GCACAATAGCACATGATATGGGGACAGTGTAGGTTTCTCTTGTCAATCATAACCTGGCACGAATTGCTTgtacattttatatttgatttgttttgaaATCTATTAATCTTGTCTTTCAGTATAAACTCTATCCTACCCCTTAGATTTCAGAGATAAGAGACAGATTCTTTTAGTTTCTTAAAGGAAAAGATGCAAAGGGGTGGGGAATAGGATGATCAGCACATGGGGATGTTGGTGCATGTTGCTTTTAATTTCTCTATATTGAAATTCTTTAGTTATAGGTCATTATGTCATATTGTCTTAAATGGGTTGGGTAGCGTATCAAATAGATAAAGCTTAAGAACAAAATCACAATGAGGTAGTGACGTGCCAAAgttatttttatttgtatttgatttttataaataattaatttattattacaaaaaataataattaacctATAACTTTCTATGTAAAACAATTTTAGAAGATGAGAACAGTTTAGTATTCTTTGACTGATTTATACAACAATATTTTATCTTTTTATCAATTTACACGACCAAGTTCCGACCCTTTTATGGACATCCACACTTAAAATATTACACATCGACAAATATTTAAACCTCCTAAAATTTATCAACTTGAACGATTATTAATATAAtagtaaaattaaaatataaataaattgacTTGTATTGTAGAGAGGGAAACAAAGATGTGCGAAGTTGAGTTTATATGTAATGATAGAACTTCATCTGGCATTGCCATGTGCATCTAGCAACTAGGTCCACTTCTCATTATTTCTCATCTATTCtcgaattaaactattaatctaACTCTGTACTTCCATATGTCCCTCCATCTGTTTCTCTCTCTTATAcacaatatatgtatgtattcATTTCCATCTTTCACATTTCTTATATCATATATGTTCCATTCATttattcacaaaatatttttACACAATAATTTCATATAGAAATGCCTACGGTGAACAGCAGCAGTCCAGCACCTTGCAGCACGAGATCATGGTACCTTTTCGACAACTCCCTATAATCTCCTGTACTTTCTCATTGATTCATTTTGATATATCACACGTCACTTCATATGATTATGATTACATTCttgttttcatttcataatcGAAAGGTCTATCAGTGATGATTCGTTGAGGAGGTTCGTCTTCTTCGCAAGTGAGAGCTGCATACAAGAACTATTATCTGCTTCTGATTCCAACAGAGCTGGAAACGGGAACGATGGATGGAAAGTACTGGCTTTTGAAGATGGAGTTGAGATATCGAAACGTAGGTCTGGATCTGGATCTTTTCACGCTTTTAGAAGCCGGTGGTTGCTTAAATCCGTGTCGACTGAACAATTTATCACAGTTGCAAACGCCATTGATGCTGCCAAGGTAAATGATCGAAATCTAGCTTCAACTCCTTTTTCGAAACTACAACAGAAATTGTTTCTCATGAACATGTATGAACAGCAATGGGACTCGGATTTGGTGGAAGCAAGATACATCAAAGATCTTGATGAAAACCTGAGCATTATACGATTGAGATTTGGGGAGAGCGCTAAGCCTGTTTTCCGTAACCGAGAGTTCATTGTGTACGAGAGACGCGAAACAATGGATGATGGGACTCTGGTAATTGATGAATCAATTAATTAATGCTCTGGTTTTCATTTTATCGTTTGTAATTTGATCTGAAAGTGAAAGCGATGATATAAATATGGTTATATTGAAGGTGGTAGCTGTAGCTTCATTGCCAAAAGAGATAGCTGCAGGGTTGCAGCCAAAGCAGAATAATTCTATAAGAGGGTTGCTACTGCAATCAGGATGGGTTGTCGAAAAGCTTGATGATGATTCATGCATGGTGACTTATGTAGTTCAGGTAAGATTCAAGATACAATTTTGCAAAATACTTATTGATTAATTATAGTCGATTAAACTTATAAATATATGGTATATATATGATTTTGAAGATGGATCCTGCTGGATGGTTACCGAAGTTCTTTGTGAATCGATTCAACACAAAACTGGTTATGATCATTGAAGACCTTTGGAAACAAGCTCAAGCTTGCTCTGCCATTCCTTCCATTACTGATCCATCATGAAACAAGGATCTACAATTATAGTGATACTAGTGAATACGGTTTACGTATGATTGTATCATGTCATgatgttatatatatgtatgatagaACAAATCAATCAATTTTGAAGAGTAATGATATTAACAAGTGTCCACCGCTTATTAATTTGAAAACGGAGAAAAACATTCgccaaaaaaaaacattttacacTATTCATCTTATAATGTTTATTTTGACAAATAATTTAACTAAAGCTAAAATAACATGTTATATCGCATGatcaaaacttattttatacgGAAAAAAGACAAAACAAGATTTTTAGCACTCTTTTTTTGTACGTATTTGTGTGAAAGTGGAGCGACAAATTGAGAGATTGAATACTCGTTTCTTACTTTGTGTCTACTTCAAAACATACATATGGTTGAAGATATATGTTAATAAGTACCCGTGTGTATGTACATGTTCATCTGCATCTACATGTACATGTACATAAATATAATGAAAGCATGTGAGAGACTGATCAAATGATGGTGGATGTATTACATGTGTTCAAACAGTTGCATGTGCATGTGGCAGGTCTATTCAAACGAAACGACCTCGTTTCTTAATTAGGTTAGATAGAACATGCATGCACTTCGCTTAACCAAGTAATTAATCCCCCCATTTTCACTCAAACTTTTTCCATTAAATGAtcttaatattatatataaatgaTTCACTGGCTCTCGGGTTGTTGATCGATATCATCAAAGTCTGTAATGAGGTACGATGGCAGCAAAGATGGTCATGGCCACCACCCTATTCGTGTTTATGAGGTAATCAGAATATGTACATCtaacatatatatgtatgtacCTATACAGTTTGGATAAGTCATGCTTTTTCTATTATATTTAACTTCAAAATTTCTAAAAGTTCTTATAATAATTTATTTGTGATATACTTAAATGTATAAAATACTAACAATTCATAATCATATGTATGTTTGAAAatcctttatttatttttagttcaactatattaattttgaatatttttactaagatattatattttgaaaaatatacATAACTGCAATattgcattttttttctttttctttttgttcaGTACATTGTATATAAAAAATCTATAGATTATATCAATGAAAGTTGTTTTCTTTTTTAGAATACAGATTTAtcacaaaaatatatattaacaaaTACACTTTATTATTCTTTTACATtcaacattaaaaaaaacaaaagtattgCATCAATATATTGCTTAAAAGTTACGGAGCTACAACTAATTAATTTGTATAATGTATTTCTCGGATTCAAATCCGACACCATCCTTAGTTATAACGCTTTCAACCCAACCTATTAATTTCAAATCGAATTAATGTGATAAATAAACCCAACCTATTAATTTCAAATCGAATTAATGTGATAAATAAATTTCAATGACAAGAAAGATATAATTAATGAGATGGTATGAATTAATTAGtacttcaaaaaatcatacaaAAGTTTTGTACGTCGCTGTTGGCATTGATTAAGATCTGTGGTTACAAGTTacgaacatttaaaacatttataatgGTACGTAGTTAGGCAATTAAATCAAGATTCACAGCCCAAACGAAGTGAACTGCCCATTAGAACCACATGACGTCCGGCCCACTCAAAGATTAGGGTCTCGAATCCATACCCTTCAACCTTCAGGTCATAAACCCATATGAATTGTGACGACCAATTTATTTGTTGACTGCATTGTTATCTTTTCCAAGAATAGGTTCTAGGTCCACATAGAGTATGTCTCCATCTTTTCTTGATCTTCTTtctaaaaaaaggaaaaaaaaaaaaaaaaaaaaaaaaaactaataattagTACGCAGCGGGATTCTCTTTTATATATTGTATTGCATTAGTTTTAAATATATATCGACAAAATTGATCCAACCGTAACTTCTCTTCTCTAACAAATCTTGGAAGATttaggtagtgtttgtttttggtctgcagatctgcgtgacctcttctgtctgcgccgcgcagaTATTAGCCTTCGcaaactgtttgtttttttgaagactggagacctaaaaatgtctgcgcgccctcttcttggcgcagatgtgcaccagagtcttctaacatctccAGACATCTTTCTAGCCTAAAAAACATATACATCtctatttttttcaagttttttttttaatttatatttttttccaactttattaatgacaaacagttggaaaaaaaattacaaaacttaaaaaaaaacgtACGACgataaaaacatgatatttttgacaaatttataataattatttattaaaataatagtcgttgaagttgtttatataaatatgaaaaaaaaaatcataatatattcttatatttttttgccaaattttgtaaaacattatttaatacagtatcgtcaatttctcgagaaaatatttatggtacgtttttaatggatttaattgaaaaaatcaaagtttatttccatccatgtatgtatcaaattctttgatcactaaatataatgtttagttataactttacaaccaaagttgttggtttttatcaaatatatacgttaattcataccatttttatttttattttttatacaataatacataaaagttgatctagattcgtgaattatttataacaaagtcatagaaatattataaaatcactttgaagtttaaaaaaattaatttatttagatttcagtttattttagtagtccgcagatgttaaaaaaaacagtcttcttttttcagactgcagacgtttggtccacctcttctactggggatgtctacagatgtggtccgcagactgcagacattttgcctcataaaaaacaaacaacaccttactaTTTCAAACGGTCCTATTAATTGGTGTTTTCATTGCTTTTCAACAGGCCTCCAAAATGAAGTCCCCGGACACTCAAAGATTCTATGGTCAATATCGTTGACTATATCCAAACTCATATCATCCACCTCCCTCATCAATAATATACTAGCTACCAAACCACATCATAGTCCCACACCGACATAA encodes:
- the LOC111882786 gene encoding uncharacterized protein LOC111882786, with the translated sequence MPTVNSSSPAPCSTRSWSISDDSLRRFVFFASESCIQELLSASDSNRAGNGNDGWKVLAFEDGVEISKRRSGSGSFHAFRSRWLLKSVSTEQFITVANAIDAAKQWDSDLVEARYIKDLDENLSIIRLRFGESAKPVFRNREFIVYERRETMDDGTLVVAVASLPKEIAAGLQPKQNNSIRGLLLQSGWVVEKLDDDSCMVTYVVQMDPAGWLPKFFVNRFNTKLVMIIEDLWKQAQACSAIPSITDPS